ATGAGTTCGTTCATTCAAACATCATTAAGAATAATACTTGTTAGTTTCCGCTTGGCATTCCTACTTATGTGGCTGAGTAAGATTTACAGTACTCAAATCCAGTTAACAATTTTATAGTTAAAACAATAGGCATCTATGATGGAATACTacgtgttttctctctctctctccccacacacacatactgccattgcaggaggctggactagatgaccctcaggattcctcccaactctaccattctatgatgaTGAAATACTAtactacgtgtgtgtgtgtgtgtttatgtgtttgtttgtttatttattgtataaAATCTATACACTGCTTTATTGTAAAAatccccaaagtggtttacaacagacAAGCCagtaaaagcaaaaataataataattacaaccctactttaaaatgtGCAAAAGTAAAAATACTAAAACTGGTTacaattacctcaactttctaagcacctgggtaggtttgtctaaataagaatgtttttaaaCAGGGGTAGAAAAGAGAACtgtgaatatatgtgtgtgtgcatatatagatGTGTTCCTTTCTCAAACGCGAATCCCCAGATGTtgcactacaatttccatcatccctagctactactaggaccagtggtcagggatgatgggagttgtagctcaacaacaCCTGAAGGCTGATGTGTGGAGctggtatatacagtggtacctcaggttacagacgcttcaggttacagtctccgctaacccagaaatagtaactccggttaagaactttgcttcaggatgacaacagaaatcgtgctttggtggcgcggcggcagcaggaggtcccattagctaaagtggtacctcaggttaagaacagtttcaggttaagaacggacctccagaacgaattaagttattaacccgaggtacaccTGTAGTGCATTGTAGTCTGAGGTCGGCACTTGCTCAGAGTCCAAGCTCGCACTGTTTTGAGCCTGGTCCTCAGCTATCCATGTCTCCACTGTAAATGGAGAAAGCCACCTTTCTTTGTTTCTACAGAGGTTCCCTACAAATAAAAGGCAAGTGTACAAAACCAGGACCTAcctctgtaaaaacaaacaaacactcatTTCAGAGATAACATGTTTTTCGGCCGGAAAAAAGTATTAGAAACAGTTAGTCTGTTAAAGCCCATAAAACAATTTGTTCTACCAAGAGACTCTGGCTGATTTACTACAAATTCCTATTATCCCcaagatgtacagtggtgcctcgctagacgaaattaattcgttccaggactcaattcgtcctacaaaAATTTTGTGTAgcaaggcaccgtttcccataggaacgcatcaaaagtcaattaatgcgttcctatgggctctgggggcctggcggcggcagcggtacTTGCTcttttggctcggggaaggcaggcaggtgcttgttctcttgcctgcctgccttccccgagccaagagaggtgtgtgccacCGCCTCGCCCGACAGCCGGCATTTGACAGGGCTTCCGAACCCCCTTCAGATGCGGgctctgttgggcgggggggggggggagaggaacgaaggaagagaaagcagccctttctcttccttccttcctctccccctgccgccagctttccccccaccccgtccgACACAGCGGGATCGGAGGAGAAGCCTCCTCCTATCTGCGCTGTGTCGGACGGGCTGAGGGGAAAGCGGGGCTTTCggcagccagcgaaaacgtcCCCGCACTGGCGGGCTTTGGCTCCGGGTGATGGGGCCGAAGTGCGCCGGTGCGGGGGTgtttcgctggctgccttccccttgaattggggaaggcagccagcgaaaacgtcCCCGCACCGGCGCGCTTTGGCTCCGGGTGATGGGGCCAAAGCGCGCCGGTGCGGGGGTGTTTCGCCGCCCCCCGcaaaagcaggcttgctagccactGTTCCAACAGCGCCTAGCAAGCCCGCCCAGGTGAGGGGGTGGGCGGTgggagcagcgcccgaaagggctcATTTTGGGCGCTGCTTCCGCCACCCCCTCGCAACAgtaggcttgctagccgccattCCAATGGCGCCTAGCAAGCCCGTGTCGGGCGGTGGGAAGCGCaggatcctccgcttcccccccactgTCCGGGGATCAGACGAGGCTGGAGAAGCCTCGTCCCATCCTCACAGTGTCGGGCGGTGGGGGGAGCGGAgaatcctccgctttcccccaccacacactgccCGGGATCGGACAAGACTTCTCCAGCCTCGTCACATCCCCGCAgtgtcgggcggtggggggggggagtggagaatcctctgctttcccccaccacacactgccTGGGATCAGACAAGGCTTCTCCAGCCTCGTCCCATCCCCGCAGTGTCGGATCCTCTGCTTTTTGGATCCTCCActctcccccaccacacactgccCGGGATCGTCCCTTCCCCGCCTCGTCAGgcagtggggggggaagcggaggatccaAAAAGCCCCCGCCgtggactggcttggcggtggggggaagaatccacttctcccccccccttcttcccgcgctacagcctttgtgttcccctggtctctgccggttgcccctcaccggcagagaccagaggaacacaaaggggaacgagctgcagcgcaggaagaaggcaaaggaagatcatctgagaggcggtgacagctgtcagcacctttcagctgatcttcctttgccttcttcctgtgctgcagctcgttcccctttcgctagagaaatgccctgtaggttttgtgatcggaggttttgtATTTAAATCAGTTTGTATATGTGTGCAGTGTAATGTTGTAACTCTTTGTGACCTATTTCAACTATATATTacttttcaaaactgcattgaggaccccccccacacacaatcaagtagtatataaattttattaaataaataaacatttgcagttgccatcatcttttttaaaatcaaaatcaaaattaaaaagaatAGATTGTCAGTAGGGCAGAGACTCTTTATCTCAAAACCTTTATCTTCAAAACCAGGAAATTAAGATATGCTATGGAACTTACATGTTCTTTTTCGCAACTAGATAGTCTGGAAGTAGCAAAGAGGGTGGCCAATGGCATACACTAATTTGATTGTTTTTCAGTGCAACTACAATGACAATGTTTTCAAATTTTGAAGAAAATGAAGCAACTTTAAGCAATGTAATATTACCATaatttattttacataaataaaaaagtacTTATTTTAAAGTCACATTAAGTTATCTTCTGTATGACAATATGCCTTACATGAAGAATTGTGTATCATTAAACATAAATAATCTAGTGTCTAGTCTTTTATCACTATTTGCTTCCTGTATCATTGGGTTGCTAATAAGCAAATTCAAACCATCATATCAAAGGGACCTAAAAAGATACAGAGAACTGTGGAAGCAAAAATATTAATGTTATAtggacaaaatataaaacaatcttACCAAtaagaaacatttatttatttgtttatttaaaaatgtgaaaaaaaCAGTGCTTAAGAACTGAAAGCAAAATGCCTGCATTTTTTATCTGATATAGGTGTAAAATGGCTCAGAGGTCCATTAAATGAGATTTCTTAATTTTCTGAATAATCTCTTCTGAATAAATCCTCAAGAAAGATAACTGTATGGACAGCTGATatggacaaaataataatacattaagcCATTTCAACTCCATTTAGTCATGGAaataggagaaaaataaaaaaatgtccaaTTTGGACATACATTACAATctttgaaataaaatttatttttaaaaatttatttttgtcAAATTCCCTCATCCTGAAAAAGTGATGTAGATACGCCAGTTGTATAAGGTTATTGTGAAGCTCCAGAATTCTAATGATAGATTATTTGTCTTACATTGAGGGTGGTCCATATAGACTTCGTAACACAGATAGGTGACtggaatatctatctatctatcatctatctacctacctacctacctacctacctacctacctacctacctacttatCTATCTGTCAAtttgtcatctatctatctatctgtcatctatatctatctatctatctatctatctatctatctatctatctatctatctagagttGCCTTTCTGCCGTTGTTTCCCCTATGTGAGCATGGAAGAGAGCAAGCAAGCAGGAAGGAAGGTGCATGGGGGTCAGACAGGCAAGtcattctatcagttatattttatttacaCAATTGGAAttaatttcaggaaccaaaatgcttttttctgtgcagcctgagcaggagcagtgaacactGTTATAGTTCATTATTATAGCTTGTTTTCACTTACCTCACAtttctgaagaatatctgaaCATTATGAATGGTCTGTTTCACCaataagaaaaagaggttggaataggccaatatatatgtgattTGTACTTGGATAAaggtgacttttcttctttaagtcctTAAATTTCTTAACCCAGCTCAAGgtagtcatctgaactagccagaaatttaactgataatcacagtcagtccatcatttgaaaaataagaattTAGAGCCACCTGATGCTAAAATGGGAACTAGACATTACATTTTGGCGaatgtaaccttggtttaaggagccatttactGCCTGGCTTATATacatgagtttctaacactgaccaCTACACTGACCACTAAgccacctagcagctgcattttgtACTAGCTGCAGCTACCAAACCAAGTGCAAGGGTCATCTAATTGTAAAGTTATCTTGTCTGTGGTAATGGGAACAGCAGATTCTAGCAGCAGAACAGCCTTTATACACAGCACATCATGATTTGATGAATCACGTTCAAGTATACAAACCCCCTTTTTAACAGCCCCTCTGTTACCTCAGTGACCTCCTCCCTACCCTGAAATTTTGTAAGTTATTAATTAAAATCATGACAAGTCCTCAGGCTATGACCATTTACTTTGATGTCTCACTATAGCATTGTGCTTGGGGAGCTTAAGATTATCTGTGAAGAGGATCACTCCAGTGCAAGCAAGATAGTAACATCCCCCAAGGAGCCTCTCTTAAATAGAATTCATACCGTATATATTGTATTAGTATGAGGTTAGTGATTTTGGTTATTTTTCACTCCCCTAACATCTTGGCCCAAAAATTGTCTTCAGAACATCCTGTCCTTCCTGTAACTGCCCTTTTTGCTAACCATCTTCTaggttctcccccaccctttccattctctccccatTCCGTCTTGTTAATAACCAAGCTCCGCCCACATTCCAAAGGGAAATCTCCTGACAGTTGCTATAGACAGAATCCTTCTCCTCTATCTAACATGCAGCCTTCTTCCTATCTTGCCTTGCACCCACAAGAAGCTTCCCTATTGAGAAAGACAAGCAAGAGTGGAGTGGTCTAGTGAATTATTTCACCGATCAAGGAAAATGACTAGCAATCTTGCCTGGCTACTGGTGCTGATCTCATGGAACGTGTTATGTGAGAATGCAGGTCAGAAGCCACCACAGGGTTTTAGATATGCTTCTTATGAAGTGATCATCCCAAGGAAACTTACTCCCCGATATGGAGAACATGAAACTCATGATGTCACATACCTGCTGCAGATTGAGGGGAAGGGTCTTGTGGTGATGCTCAGGAAAAAGAAGAGCTTTGTCCCTAAACACTTCACTGTCATCACATACAGTAAGGAGGGAGACCTCCAGGTGGACTATCCTTTCATCAAAGATGACTGCTTCTACCATGGCTTTGTACAAGACAAGCCTTCCTCTAGGGTCACCCTCAGCACTTGCTCGGGGGGCCTCAGGGGTCTGCTTCACTTAGAAAATTACACCTTTGAAATTGAACCTGTTCAGGCACCTGGTACTCCTCAACATGTGGTGTACAGATTGGAGGGAATTGAAGGTGCTGTTCGCATGAGGTGTGGGCTAACAAAGGAAAAGCAAAGGCGCCAAGAGGCCATgttccaaaacaaaatgaaagtatGGACTGAAAGTGCTGCTAGAGGAGCCTGGTGGTCACACACCAGGTATGTAGAGGTTGCAATCGTGATAGAACATGAACGATATGTCCAGTTTGGCAGAAATGAAAGTCGTGTTGCTAGGCAAGTTATGGATATCATCCATACTGCAAACTCAATATATGAGCCACTGTCTCTTGAGATTTCTATAGCTGGCTTGGAGATATGGACAGAAAAAAACCTCATAAAAATTGTTAACAGCATAGATGACACTCATAATATGTTCACCAGCTATTTAAAAAGTTCACTAAGTAAACGTATGCAACTTGACGCTGCTCACTTATTTATATATAAGAGTTATGGAAGTACACTTGGATTAGCGTTCATAAATACAGTTTGTAATACCCATTGGGCATCTGGTGTTGAATCATATGTGACTACCAGTTTGTTCCTTATTTCTCACACCTTTTCCCATGAATTAGGACACAATCTTGGAATGAAACATGATGAAAAATACTGTACTTGTGGTCGAAGTTCTTGTATAATGGCTGAATATCAAACAACCTCTGATAAGTTTAGCAACTGTAGTTATAAAGAATATTTCAACATAAGAAACAGACAATGTTTGCTAATTCCACCAGACTCcgataaaatatataaatttgcaTACTGTGGAAATGAAGTAGTGGAAGATGGAGAGGAATGTGATTGTGGTTCACCTGATCAATGCAAGTTGGATCCATGTTGCCAGTCTGATTGCATGTTGAGTCCAAGTGCTGCTTGTGCTTTTGGACAGTGTTGTAGTGAGTGTCAGTATCTTCCAGTTCATAAGGTTTGCAGAGAACCGGTCAGCAGTTGTGATCTCCCTGAGTACTGCAATGGGACTTCAGAATGGTGTCCTGAAGATGTTTATGTACAAGATGGTGCCCCGTGTAGTGATGGTGTATACTGTTATCATGGGAATTGCACAACTCACAACAGGCAGTGCAGAATGATCTTTGGGATCAAAGCAATCAGTGCATCAAAGGATTGTTTTAGTGAAATGAATGCTCGAGGTGATCGCTTTGGAAACTGTGGGCTTATACATGACACTTATAAGAAATGTGATACTCAGAACATCTTATGCGGCCGAATCCAGTGTGAAAATATTGATGCAGTACCTTCTTTGGAGGAACACAGAACCATAATTAATACGCCCCTTGGCAATAGGAAATGCTGGAGTACAGATTACCATGCTGGAATGGAGATACCTGATATTGGAGCAGTGAGAGATGGGACTCCTTGTGGCACAGAAATGATGTGCATTAATGCGGAGTGCAAGAGTGTGTCCCTCTTGAAATATGATTGCAATGTCACAAAGTGTCATAATCGAGGAATATGCAACTCTCACAAACATTGTCACTGTGATAATGgctgggcccctccagactgtcAAAACAAAGGTAATGGTGGCAGCATTGACAGTGGACCTCCTCCACCAGGGAAGGCTTCACAGCGTAGTGTCACCATGATAGGAATTATAGCAGCAATTGTATTTCTTGTTTCTACTGTTCTTGCTATTCTTGGGCTGGGTATTTATTTCCGCAAGCCTCTGAGAGAGCGGTTTGTAAAAAAACCAGAACAAACACATGAAGAATatgtaaaagaggaagaaaatcctGTCCCAACTGAATCAGAGAATTGAACAATACACTGAATGTGTCAAATAGATGCACAGAAATAATGGACAGCATTATGCAGAGATTTCTAAAGTTTCTAAAGTTTTAAAAGCCCTACATTTGTCTACTACGCACAACAGGGCAGAACTCTGCAATGTGTTCATGTCTGTATTCTCTAACTCTCAGAAGTATCTCCCTCAAGCTCACTGGGGAAAAGAAATATCTGTGAAGCAAACTAAATACTTTCAACAAAAGCCAGGCTCGGAATAAAATCCCATTCTCACAGAAACCAACATAACCACTGATGCCATTTGAATAACTGAGGTGATGTTCTAAAATATGCTAGTTGTAGAGCAGTAAAAAGGCAACAAAATATTTCTAACAGCTGAGCATCACAACGTTATGTAATCTTAGTGATTCCATGCCTTCATATCAAAGCAACTGAAGAATGGATACAGAAACCatggaaacaaaaacaatgctAAAATGacaaaatgtttatttgtttatttaatttattccacACACTTTAAAGAAAGTAATCCAAAGTGATTTATAATATAGAAacaaacacatactgtacattgaaaccaggagaaaataaaataaaaaccaaagatAAATCTAAACTaaaatcccatttttaaaaggcgGGATTAAAACATTCCACCCACTGGAGACCACAGATAACTAAAAACAAAGATCTAGCAAAAGAGGGGGGAGTTTTTGCTTAGTGCCTTGTAGTGCTTGTAGTCTGAGGTCTTCACTTACTCAGAGTCCAAGCTGGCACTGTTTTGAGCCTGGTCCTCAGCTATCCATGTCTCCACTGTAATTGGAGAAAACCACCTTTCTTTGTTTCTACAGAGGTTCCCTACAAATAAAAGGCAAGTGTACAAAACCAGGACGTATctctctaaaacacacacacacactcatttcaGTTTTTCGGCCAGAAAAAATATTAGAAAAAGTTAGTCTGTTAAAGCCTATAAAACAATTTGTTCTACCAAGACACTTTGGCTGATTTACTACAAATTCATATTATCCCAAAGATGTATTTAAATCAGTTTGTATATGTGTGCAGTGTAATGTTGTAACTCTTTGTGACCTATTTCAACTATATATTACTTTTCAAAACTGCTTTGAAGTCCCCCCCCCtacaatcaagtgatatataaattttattaaataaataaataaataaacatttgcagTTGCCgtcatcttttttaaaatcaaaatcaaaattaaaaagaatAGATTAAGTCAGTAGAGcagagacttttaatctcagggttgtggatttgattcctgcattgcatggggctggAGTAGAAGACCTTCATGATCCCttcaaattctacaattctatgattctactggctggcccggccacgcgttgctgtgggtcatccctgtgattccccccaccctgtcccaatccgtgacgtatcccgccccctcccacTCCCAGGTCATCTGTGTGAGTGTTCCCACCATGTCCCGACCCATGAactatcctgtcccctcccccccatcccttggttcatccctgtgattccctccACCCTGTCCAAATTTGTTTATAAACTGAATGAGGGATATTTTTGTACAGTATAGTATTTGTTGTGTAAGGCATAGAGGTTAGTGTTGTGATTTTGTTTAGGGTGTTCTTTGTTTTTGACTCAGTGTTAGTTGGAGGTGGTAAGGGGTTTGAATGTGGTTGTTCTGTGTGTGGGTTGTGGTGCAAGTGTGGCTGCCtggaggttttattttttattttggttttgtgaGGTTTTGTTTTAGGTGGATAATAATCTTTGTAGTGGAATTTTTGTGTGGGTTGTGGGGGTTTTATTGGTGGGTCTTGTTGTGTTGTGATTGGTGGGTTTTTTCTGGTTTTGGGTTTGGTGTTAGTTAGTATGGGGTATGgttatgttcttatttttattgggtgttttttaaagtgaattAGTATTACATGGACATGGTAATGGGTTTGAATGTGGTTGTAGTTTATGTGTTGTGTGGTTTTTGATTAGTGGTGTAAGTTTGGATGGTTGGAGGTTTTTCTGTACGTTGGTTATGTGAGGTTGTGTTTTAGGTTGTTATTCCTATGTGGagttgattttggggggggggttggggggtgttggtgttggtgggtGTTCCTTGATGGTGGGTGTGGGTTGTGGGATGTTTTTGTGTTGAAGACAGTGGTTTGGGGGTGTGACGTAcctttgatgttgttgttggattttttttagtGGTGGTGGCGGGACCCTGACTGTTTTGTGGTGGTGGCGGGGTCCGTTTTGTTTTGGTGTTGCCGGCGGTGGTTGCAATGGGAGGTCTGGCCTGCTCTGTGGGATTTCTGCGGTGGTAGCAGGGCTTGGTTTCCCTCacgggtttgttgttgttggtttttggtgCGAGCGGAGGTTTGGCTCGTGGCGTCGTTGGGGGTGGTAGAAGCGGTGGCAATGGCGGTAGCAGCAACCATGGGCCCTGGGCTGCCTTACGGGGTTGTTTCAGTGGAGGCGAGGTGTGTTTTTGTCGCGGTGTCGGTGGGCTGCAGGGGGTTTTTCTACGGAGGTGAGGGGTTTTTTGTCGCGGCATCGGTGGAGGTGGGCTGCAGGGGTTTGTTGCTTCTTTGGCGGTGTACGGGCTGCATTGGGGTCAGCGGGGGCGGCCGTGGGGTGTGGGCTGTCTTGTGGGGTTGTTTGGGGGAATGGGAGTTTCGGTTTGAGGTTGTGGCGGCTGGGGGTGGGTTGTATCGTGGGGAGGGTGCCTTGGTGAGTAGGGCTGTCTCCTGCCGTTGCCGTTTGTGGAGTAATGGCGGTTGTGGGGGTTTCAGCATGTCAGGGGGTGTTGTCAAGCTCTTACCCTGCCCTCGGAGATGCTGtttctggctccccccccccagcatgcactttggggtgagttgtgtgttctggaatatgttgttttgggggttttacatggcgaaggtgtgacatctgtcttaggtaACTTTCTAAGGTCCTTCGGACATTAacgtgatgttgtgtcaaaatttgaccgCAATCGgccaagcggttttggtgaaaagtggacacacacccacatgccctttttacatttttatatatatagatgataaGAGAGCATTGTAATTTCTTTATAAAAATGTATTCTGCTTAATATATATTTAGAGTGTGACCCGTAACACTCAGTAAATCAAAACAAAGCTATTTGTCACAAAGAAAATCGATTTAGtcatgaaaataaaagaaaaaaatattctggaaATCAATTATCATGCAATGGAATTCTAAAAAGCCATGTCAGATTTCTGGTGTTGAGAGTGATTTTAAAGCTTCAAAagtaagtcatgccagaccaatctgatttcttttttttttttatggaattacaaacttggtggttgagggaaatgctgtggatatagtgctgtatacctcgggttacagccgcttcagtttgcatctttttgggttgcgctccacgccgaacctggaagtaccaaaatgggttacttccaggtttcagtgcgtgtgcatgcatagaagcgctaaatcgtgctttgcgcatgcgcagaagccccgAATCGCGACCCACACGTGTGCAGACGCGGGTtgtgaacgctgtgggttgcaaacgtgtctcccacatggatcacgttcgcaacccaagtgtCCACTGTATCTCGATTTCAGTaaggcggtacctatttatctacttgcactggtatgcagACAATGAGAAACCCATCAGACCATCTCTGTAAGAAAACACACACTTTGTTTTCTGTTAATAAGAAAAACTCAGAAAAGTTTTCCTGCTAAAgcagtggtcagcaaactttttcagcagggggcctcaactgtccctcagaccttgtgaggggctagactatatttttttggggggggggaaatgaacaaaattcctatgacccacaaataacccagagatgcattttaaataaaagcacacaatctactcatgtaaaaacacgct
The nucleotide sequence above comes from Zootoca vivipara chromosome 1, rZooViv1.1, whole genome shotgun sequence. Encoded proteins:
- the LOC118083991 gene encoding disintegrin and metalloproteinase domain-containing protein 20-like, which produces MTSNLAWLLVLISWNVLCENAGQKPPQGFRYASYEVIIPRKLTPRYGEHETHDVTYLLQIEGKGLVVMLRKKKSFVPKHFTVITYSKEGDLQVDYPFIKDDCFYHGFVQDKPSSRVTLSTCSGGLRGLLHLENYTFEIEPVQAPGTPQHVVYRLEGIEGAVRMRCGLTKEKQRRQEAMFQNKMKVWTESAARGAWWSHTRYVEVAIVIEHERYVQFGRNESRVARQVMDIIHTANSIYEPLSLEISIAGLEIWTEKNLIKIVNSIDDTHNMFTSYLKSSLSKRMQLDAAHLFIYKSYGSTLGLAFINTVCNTHWASGVESYVTTSLFLISHTFSHELGHNLGMKHDEKYCTCGRSSCIMAEYQTTSDKFSNCSYKEYFNIRNRQCLLIPPDSDKIYKFAYCGNEVVEDGEECDCGSPDQCKLDPCCQSDCMLSPSAACAFGQCCSECQYLPVHKVCREPVSSCDLPEYCNGTSEWCPEDVYVQDGAPCSDGVYCYHGNCTTHNRQCRMIFGIKAISASKDCFSEMNARGDRFGNCGLIHDTYKKCDTQNILCGRIQCENIDAVPSLEEHRTIINTPLGNRKCWSTDYHAGMEIPDIGAVRDGTPCGTEMMCINAECKSVSLLKYDCNVTKCHNRGICNSHKHCHCDNGWAPPDCQNKGNGGSIDSGPPPPGKASQRSVTMIGIIAAIVFLVSTVLAILGLGIYFRKPLRERFVKKPEQTHEEYVKEEENPVPTESEN